CACTTCTAAAAGCAACAAAACTGCCTGCTGGGATTTGACCATGCACAGCTTCAAAATCAAGAACATCTTGTTTGCTAAGTTCATAGTTGGGGATCCGTAGCCACTGCCTCTGATTTATCAATCACAAAAAGGGGCAAGAGTAAATCTTCTAAAGCCAGCTCGTCTAACCATTTACCACCTTCAACAAAGTGAATAGGCGCATCAATATGGGTACCATATTGACCCACAACGCTAAATTGTTGCACATGGAACCCATCCTTCAAAGTAAAAAGATCCTTCTTCTCTAATGCTGGCAAGGCAGGGAAATGAGGGCTATCCTCATTCATTTGATGGGTTAGATTGACCAATTTAGCCTCTTTGAAAATCTTATAAGCGTCTCGTAAAGTTGTCATAGGGTTACCTCCTTTTTTCCTTCATTTTAGACGAAATTGTAGCTATTGACAAATACAAATTTTCTATAATATCTGATAGGTAGAGACTATTAAATTTTTTTCTATCAAAAAAGCAGAAGCTATATTTAGAATGATGACCCCAAAAATATCTGATACCGATTTACCCGATCAAAAACGAGGGAAACTTGCCCCCCTATTTCTCAAACCACCCACCTATAAATGGTCTATATGCGAACTTGTTCATGCGACTTTGTACATCACCAAAACAAGCTGTCTATGGTGCATGCTTTCTCATGACTTCCTTTCATATCCAACTATACGGAGTTTCTTTCATTGAAAAACCACTATCATCAGAGCTTGCTTTTGTAACATGATCACACATTCATCGTCTTTTAAAGGCATTATGACATTGTGAATACAGGTTCTTAATTCACTTTGCTTGTTCTATTTTACCGTAAAAAATAAATAGTCCAGATAAAATACCTATTGTTGAAATTCAAGAACACCCATAATAGGGACAATCTCCACTTACATAATTAGTTGGAAAAGTCTCTGAATCGTGCTATAATGGGGATATGATGAAACAAGTTCCACTCAAAGACGGGGAGCGCATCAATCAGCTCTTTTCTACTGACGTCAAAATTATCCAGAATCGAGAAGTTTTTAGCTACTCAGTAGATAGCGTTCTACTCTCTCGCTTTCCAAGACTTCCAAAACGCGGCCTTATCGTTGATTTGTGTGCAGGAAATGGGGCGGTGGGACTTTTTGCGAGCACTTATACCAAGGCTCCGATTATTGCGGTTGAAATTCAAGAACGTCTGGCAGATATGGCCAAACGTTCCATTCTTTTAAATGGCCTAGAAGAACAAATGCAGGTGATCCAAGACGATCTTAAATATCTAACAAACTACATTACCGGTAGCAAGGTTGACTTAATCCTCTGCAATCCCCCCTACTTCAAGGTAGATAAGCAATCCAATCTCAACGAGAGTGAGCACTATCTCTTGGCACGGCATGAAATCTCCACCAATCTGGAAGAAATTTGTCGCGTAGCCCAACAAACTCTCAAATCAAATGGTCGCTTGGCCATGGTTCATCGCCCTGATCGCTTTTTGGATATTCTAGATACTATGAAGACCTATAATCTGGCTCCCAAGCGGATTCAATTTGTCTATCCTAAGGTTCAGAAAGAGGCTAATATGTTGCTAATTGAAGCTATCAAAGATGGATCTCGAGATGGACTGAAAATCCTTCCGCCTCTCTTTATTCACGAGGAAGATGGAAGTTACACACCAGAAATTCATGAGATTTATTATGGCAACTAAGGCTTACATGTATGTTTTATCCTGTGCCGATGGAAGCCTCTATACTGGCTATACGACAGACCTTGACAAACGAATCAAAACTCATAACAGCGGAAAAGGAGCCAAATACACCCGTGCTAGGCTTCCTGTCACCCTCCTTTACTACGAAGAATTTCCTGATAAGGCTGCTGCCATGTCAGCCGAAAGCCGCTTTAAACGTAGGAAACGTCAGCAAAAATTAGACT
The window above is part of the Streptococcus himalayensis genome. Proteins encoded here:
- a CDS encoding tRNA1(Val) (adenine(37)-N6)-methyltransferase, whose product is MKQVPLKDGERINQLFSTDVKIIQNREVFSYSVDSVLLSRFPRLPKRGLIVDLCAGNGAVGLFASTYTKAPIIAVEIQERLADMAKRSILLNGLEEQMQVIQDDLKYLTNYITGSKVDLILCNPPYFKVDKQSNLNESEHYLLARHEISTNLEEICRVAQQTLKSNGRLAMVHRPDRFLDILDTMKTYNLAPKRIQFVYPKVQKEANMLLIEAIKDGSRDGLKILPPLFIHEEDGSYTPEIHEIYYGN
- a CDS encoding GIY-YIG nuclease family protein, whose protein sequence is MATKAYMYVLSCADGSLYTGYTTDLDKRIKTHNSGKGAKYTRARLPVTLLYYEEFPDKAAAMSAESRFKRRKRQQKLDYISRQDPKKSSS